The Etheostoma spectabile isolate EspeVRDwgs_2016 chromosome 23, UIUC_Espe_1.0, whole genome shotgun sequence genome includes a window with the following:
- the depdc4 gene encoding DEP domain-containing protein 4 isoform X2, whose protein sequence is MQNVVFCTSEVSRLKAARLCQALMEAKVFEPVGTKLFCRDKEVAFEDSSCSLYRFLEYKVLANSALKESDCQSDTENMPPEEQGLKRKKSSRRLNEMRTISNPLAVGPSDRRVERLLRTINLRPTFSLALNTTPITSAILSKTVVAEVWKQQTLLQLLQIVELPMLDCILTSPARVQLRACRAPLATQDLVISNTCLERELPNTLNLLQLDGWLLAAADCLELFPDQLIVVAGEQLSQQGGNAYSEDEQAEQMASQKRLLFDTIAKYYSGQEKAPLLSGRHLDIHAAILNLLDKDKLQDAIKASQLCFRLLETSVRDELRRLLAFMATAARPDACRLQKQIDNRALVSRTFQRAIVQNHELTRSQSETLVLFLMDKCTELFKTPMSLIEAVRRTLRTMQQGKDPDSCATFTFCQQVTPQEYEDQREATTLESLKQLLHDISSSKTIPVKERRRLLKEFEKHHPVVFFQHLSSTF, encoded by the exons ATGCAGAATGTGGTGTTTTGCACAAGTGAAGTGTCTCGCCTCAAAGCTGCTCGACTCTGCCAGGCTCTGATGGAGGCCAAGGTGTTCGAACCAGTGGGTACGAAGCTGTTTTGCAGAGACAAAGAAGTGGCTTTTGAGGACAGCAGCTGCAGCCTTTACCGTTTCCTGGAATATAAAGTGTTAGCCAATTCTGCCTTAAAGGAGTCCGATTGCCAGAGTGACACAGAAAACATGCCACCAGAGGAACAGGGGctaaagaggaagaagagctcCAG GAGGCTGAATGAAATGAGGACAATATCTAATCCTCTTGCTGTTGGACCATCAGACAGGAGAGTTGAGAGGCTGTTGAGGACCATCAACCTGCGACCAACCTTCTCTCTAGCTTTAAACACTACCCCCATTACTTCTGCCATTTTGTCAAAAACTG TGGTTGCTGAGGTTTGGAAGCAGCAGACActcctgcagctgctgcagatAGTGGAGCTGCCAATGCTGGACTGTATCCTGACTTCTCCTGCCAGGGTTCAGCTCCGTGCCTGCAGAGCTCCTCTGGCCACCCAGGACCTGGTTATCTCTAACACATGTCTGGAGAGAGAGCTGCCCAACACCTTAAATCTGCTCCA gttggaTGGGTGGCTGTTGGCAGCGGCAGACTGCTTGGAGCTCTTTCCCGACCAGCTGATTGTGGTTGCAGGGGAACAGCTCAGCCAACAAGGTGGAAATGCATATTCAGAAGATGAGCAGGCAGAGCAGATGGCAAGTCAAAAGAGACTGCTCTTTGACACCATTGCCAAGTACTACAGTGGACAGGAAAAAGCTCCGCTGCTCTCAGGACGCCACCTTGACATACATGCTGCAATTCTGAATTTGCTGG atAAAGATAAGTTGCAGGATGCCATCAAAGCATCTCAGTTGTGTTTTCGACTGCTGGAGACAAGTGTGAGAGATGAACTCAGGAGACTGCTGGCCTTCATGGCCACAGCAGCTCGCCCAGATGCTTGCCGTCTTCAAAAACAG ATTGATAACAGGGCCTTGGTCAGCCGCACTTTTCAGAGAGCAATTGTCCAGAATCATGAACTGACTCGATCCCAAAGTGAAACCCTGGTGCTGTTTCTCATGGACAAATGCACTGAGCTCTTCAAG ACTCCTATGTCCCTTATTGAAGCTGTGAGGAGAACACTGAGGACTATGCAGCAGGGAAAAGACCCTGACTCATGTGCCA CGTTCACCTTCTGCCAACAGGTGACGCCACAGGAGTACGAGGACCAGCGAGAGGCTACCACCCTGGAGAGCCTCAAACAGCTTCTTCATGACATTTCCTCCAGCAAAACCATACCTGtcaaggagaggaggaggctgCTCAAAGAGTTTGAAAAACATCACCCCGTGGTCTTCTTCCAGCATTTATCCAGCACCTTCTGA
- the depdc4 gene encoding DEP domain-containing protein 4 isoform X1 translates to MAVDLTPRFRRLNSQTKSFRENIQHGFSGPFGATQLWHNIIQALQTQVEVRRCRRHLRVHAECFTGSDAVDAVLSYLMQNVVFCTSEVSRLKAARLCQALMEAKVFEPVGTKLFCRDKEVAFEDSSCSLYRFLEYKVLANSALKESDCQSDTENMPPEEQGLKRKKSSRRLNEMRTISNPLAVGPSDRRVERLLRTINLRPTFSLALNTTPITSAILSKTVVAEVWKQQTLLQLLQIVELPMLDCILTSPARVQLRACRAPLATQDLVISNTCLERELPNTLNLLQLDGWLLAAADCLELFPDQLIVVAGEQLSQQGGNAYSEDEQAEQMASQKRLLFDTIAKYYSGQEKAPLLSGRHLDIHAAILNLLDKDKLQDAIKASQLCFRLLETSVRDELRRLLAFMATAARPDACRLQKQIDNRALVSRTFQRAIVQNHELTRSQSETLVLFLMDKCTELFKTPMSLIEAVRRTLRTMQQGKDPDSCATFTFCQQVTPQEYEDQREATTLESLKQLLHDISSSKTIPVKERRRLLKEFEKHHPVVFFQHLSSTF, encoded by the exons ATGGCGGTTGATTTGACTCCGCGTTTTAGAAGGTTGAACAGCCAAACGAAGAGTTTTCGTGAAAATATACAGCATG GTTTCTCGGGGCCCTTTGGTGCCACCCAGCTGTGGCACAACATCATCCAGGCCCTGCAAACCCAGGTGGAGGTGCGTCGCTGTAGAAGGCATCTACGCGTTCATGCCGAATGTTTCACAGGCTCTGACGCTGTGGATGCTGTCCTCAGTTATTTGATGCAGAATGTGGTGTTTTGCACAAGTGAAGTGTCTCGCCTCAAAGCTGCTCGACTCTGCCAGGCTCTGATGGAGGCCAAGGTGTTCGAACCAGTGGGTACGAAGCTGTTTTGCAGAGACAAAGAAGTGGCTTTTGAGGACAGCAGCTGCAGCCTTTACCGTTTCCTGGAATATAAAGTGTTAGCCAATTCTGCCTTAAAGGAGTCCGATTGCCAGAGTGACACAGAAAACATGCCACCAGAGGAACAGGGGctaaagaggaagaagagctcCAG GAGGCTGAATGAAATGAGGACAATATCTAATCCTCTTGCTGTTGGACCATCAGACAGGAGAGTTGAGAGGCTGTTGAGGACCATCAACCTGCGACCAACCTTCTCTCTAGCTTTAAACACTACCCCCATTACTTCTGCCATTTTGTCAAAAACTG TGGTTGCTGAGGTTTGGAAGCAGCAGACActcctgcagctgctgcagatAGTGGAGCTGCCAATGCTGGACTGTATCCTGACTTCTCCTGCCAGGGTTCAGCTCCGTGCCTGCAGAGCTCCTCTGGCCACCCAGGACCTGGTTATCTCTAACACATGTCTGGAGAGAGAGCTGCCCAACACCTTAAATCTGCTCCA gttggaTGGGTGGCTGTTGGCAGCGGCAGACTGCTTGGAGCTCTTTCCCGACCAGCTGATTGTGGTTGCAGGGGAACAGCTCAGCCAACAAGGTGGAAATGCATATTCAGAAGATGAGCAGGCAGAGCAGATGGCAAGTCAAAAGAGACTGCTCTTTGACACCATTGCCAAGTACTACAGTGGACAGGAAAAAGCTCCGCTGCTCTCAGGACGCCACCTTGACATACATGCTGCAATTCTGAATTTGCTGG atAAAGATAAGTTGCAGGATGCCATCAAAGCATCTCAGTTGTGTTTTCGACTGCTGGAGACAAGTGTGAGAGATGAACTCAGGAGACTGCTGGCCTTCATGGCCACAGCAGCTCGCCCAGATGCTTGCCGTCTTCAAAAACAG ATTGATAACAGGGCCTTGGTCAGCCGCACTTTTCAGAGAGCAATTGTCCAGAATCATGAACTGACTCGATCCCAAAGTGAAACCCTGGTGCTGTTTCTCATGGACAAATGCACTGAGCTCTTCAAG ACTCCTATGTCCCTTATTGAAGCTGTGAGGAGAACACTGAGGACTATGCAGCAGGGAAAAGACCCTGACTCATGTGCCA CGTTCACCTTCTGCCAACAGGTGACGCCACAGGAGTACGAGGACCAGCGAGAGGCTACCACCCTGGAGAGCCTCAAACAGCTTCTTCATGACATTTCCTCCAGCAAAACCATACCTGtcaaggagaggaggaggctgCTCAAAGAGTTTGAAAAACATCACCCCGTGGTCTTCTTCCAGCATTTATCCAGCACCTTCTGA